A genomic window from Sulfurimonas paralvinellae includes:
- the mnmG gene encoding tRNA uridine-5-carboxymethylaminomethyl(34) synthesis enzyme MnmG: MNYDVIVVGGGHAGIEAALASARMGNKTLLVSMLAENVGATSCNPAVGGLAKGHLVREIDALGGEMGLITDEVGIQFRILNQTKGPAVRGSRAQIDMDKYRVIARNTILNTPNLDLAQDTVESLIIDNGEVKGVKTALLNEYQAKKVIITSGTFLNGIIHVGEIQQVGGRFGEQTSVGLSASLKNDAGLTMARLKTGTCARIDSSTIDFDQMEKQDGDALPNPFSFRTDREQFRATKKQLPCYIAYTNENTHNIIESNFYRAPLFTGQIAGKSPRYCPSIEDKIDKFPDKERHHLFIEPQTADNTECYINGMSTSLPPDVQRDMIHSVKGMEKAKIVRYGYAIEYDFVDPRELKHSLETKKIKGLYCAGQINGTTGYEEAAAQGIMAGINASLSLQDKEPLILRRDEAYIGVLIDDLVTKGTNEPYRMFTSRAEYRLLLREESADTRLAHYGHELGLISDEFYERVKQKDEQIRYGAQLLEETRFTPNKEFNTLLASMDEEPLKDVSTAQQLVARKSFTVEKMLKIVPELEKFDAYIQDEILVEGKYARYIDKQSEEIERMKKYLKVKIPEGFDFTIVSGLSKEVQEKLADFNPPTLQAAMNISGITPAAIEILHIYIKMAARSNKV; encoded by the coding sequence ATGAATTATGATGTAATAGTAGTAGGCGGCGGTCACGCAGGTATTGAAGCAGCGCTTGCTTCTGCTCGAATGGGAAATAAAACACTTTTGGTCTCTATGCTCGCTGAAAATGTAGGTGCGACGAGTTGTAATCCTGCCGTAGGCGGTTTGGCAAAAGGACACCTTGTACGTGAGATAGACGCACTCGGTGGAGAGATGGGGCTCATAACGGATGAAGTGGGCATACAGTTTCGCATACTTAACCAGACAAAAGGTCCTGCAGTTCGAGGAAGCCGCGCACAGATAGATATGGACAAGTACCGTGTCATCGCAAGAAATACCATCTTAAATACACCAAATCTTGACCTCGCTCAAGATACAGTGGAGTCGTTAATCATTGATAATGGAGAAGTAAAAGGCGTAAAAACCGCTCTTTTAAATGAATACCAAGCCAAAAAGGTCATCATAACAAGCGGAACGTTTTTAAACGGCATCATCCATGTCGGTGAGATTCAGCAGGTTGGCGGACGCTTTGGAGAGCAGACAAGTGTAGGACTTTCAGCTTCACTGAAAAATGATGCAGGGCTTACTATGGCACGTTTAAAGACGGGAACCTGTGCACGTATAGACAGCTCCACTATCGACTTTGACCAAATGGAAAAACAAGACGGTGACGCACTGCCGAACCCTTTTTCTTTTCGAACTGATAGAGAGCAATTTCGTGCGACAAAAAAACAACTGCCTTGCTACATTGCCTATACAAATGAGAATACACACAACATCATTGAATCGAATTTCTACAGAGCACCGCTCTTTACAGGACAGATTGCAGGGAAATCACCAAGATACTGCCCTTCAATCGAAGACAAGATAGATAAATTTCCGGACAAAGAGCGACACCATCTTTTCATAGAACCCCAGACTGCGGACAATACGGAGTGCTATATCAACGGTATGAGCACCTCTTTGCCGCCTGATGTGCAGCGTGATATGATTCACTCGGTAAAAGGGATGGAAAAAGCGAAGATCGTGCGTTACGGCTATGCTATCGAGTACGATTTTGTCGATCCGCGTGAGCTTAAACATTCACTCGAGACGAAGAAGATCAAAGGACTCTATTGTGCCGGACAGATAAACGGAACGACAGGCTACGAAGAAGCGGCTGCGCAGGGAATCATGGCAGGGATAAATGCAAGCCTGTCACTGCAGGATAAAGAGCCGTTGATACTACGTCGTGATGAAGCTTATATTGGTGTGCTCATAGACGACCTTGTTACTAAAGGAACGAACGAGCCTTACCGTATGTTTACAAGCCGTGCGGAGTACAGACTGCTCTTGCGTGAGGAGAGTGCCGATACCCGTCTGGCTCATTACGGTCACGAACTCGGGCTTATTTCAGATGAGTTCTATGAACGTGTCAAGCAAAAAGATGAACAGATTCGTTACGGTGCGCAGCTTTTGGAGGAGACAAGATTTACTCCAAACAAAGAGTTCAATACACTGCTTGCCTCTATGGATGAAGAACCGCTCAAGGATGTTTCAACTGCACAGCAGCTTGTAGCGCGTAAAAGCTTTACGGTTGAGAAGATGCTCAAAATCGTTCCGGAACTTGAAAAATTTGATGCATACATTCAAGATGAGATACTTGTCGAAGGAAAGTATGCGCGTTACATCGATAAGCAGAGTGAAGAGATAGAGCGAATGAAGAAATATCTTAAAGTAAAAATTCCTGAAGGCTTTGATTTTACCATTGTTAGCGGACTCTCAAAAGAGGTACAGGAAAAATTGGCGGATTTCAACCCGCCGACACTGCAAGCGGCAATGAACATCAGCGGTATTACCCCTGCTGCGATTGAGATACTGCACATCTATATAAAAATGGCTGCAAGATCCAATAAAGTGTGA
- a CDS encoding tetratricopeptide repeat protein: MIQEANAAYNAKDYEKAYALFSQLAEEGNVDAMTSLGYMHQMGQGCEVDEAKTLELYTKAAEAKQPYALFNLAILYENGVGGVEHDMFKAHELHMEAAVREVPPAMYEVALMLERGLGCIQNYSEAAFWYEEAAKRGHAAAFNNLGTLYKEGHGVEQDDAKCFICFSRAAEAGLPEGLYNLGLLYDQGVGCEMDNDKALDLCRKAAYAGHEKAKSIIKNLQEDGKIVF, translated from the coding sequence ATGATACAAGAAGCAAATGCTGCATATAATGCAAAAGATTACGAAAAAGCCTATGCGCTTTTCTCACAACTCGCAGAAGAAGGAAATGTCGATGCTATGACCTCTCTTGGCTATATGCATCAAATGGGACAGGGGTGTGAAGTCGATGAAGCAAAAACTCTTGAGCTCTACACAAAAGCAGCAGAGGCGAAACAGCCATATGCCCTTTTTAACCTTGCTATTCTTTACGAAAACGGTGTCGGCGGTGTTGAGCACGATATGTTCAAAGCCCATGAACTGCATATGGAAGCAGCTGTACGAGAAGTTCCCCCTGCCATGTATGAAGTAGCCCTTATGCTTGAGAGAGGTCTTGGATGCATACAAAACTATTCAGAGGCGGCATTTTGGTATGAAGAGGCAGCAAAACGCGGTCACGCAGCCGCTTTTAACAACCTCGGTACGCTTTATAAAGAGGGACACGGAGTTGAACAGGATGATGCAAAATGCTTTATCTGCTTCTCACGCGCTGCCGAAGCAGGTCTTCCCGAAGGTCTCTACAACTTAGGTCTTTTGTACGACCAAGGAGTAGGCTGTGAGATGGACAATGACAAAGCACTGGACTTGTGTCGTAAAGCTGCTTATGCAGGTCATGAAAAAGCAAAATCAATCATAAAAAATCTTCAAGAAGATGGCAAGATAGTCTTTTGA
- the ribE gene encoding riboflavin synthase, with amino-acid sequence MFTGLIREVATVKSFAGSKLSIKSKYKAALGDSIAINGACLTVVEVTHDGFAVELSPESQKLLAIENYKNEVHIEPAMAMGDRFEGHIVQGHVDTIGEIEAMKNNGNSYDVFVKVDKKFIPYIVPKGSITIDGVSLTVNDVSSDNFRLTIIPHTMKETLFKNYKKGSRVNVETDMFARYIAHILKHQSGSKDSLSWDEVDAISAAF; translated from the coding sequence GTGTTTACAGGTCTCATAAGAGAAGTCGCCACTGTCAAAAGTTTTGCAGGCTCGAAACTCAGTATAAAGTCAAAGTACAAAGCCGCTCTTGGTGACTCTATTGCCATCAATGGTGCCTGCTTGACAGTTGTCGAAGTAACACATGACGGCTTTGCAGTAGAACTCTCTCCCGAGAGTCAAAAGCTTCTTGCGATCGAGAACTATAAAAACGAAGTGCATATTGAACCGGCAATGGCGATGGGCGATAGATTTGAAGGGCATATTGTCCAAGGGCATGTCGATACCATCGGTGAGATAGAAGCCATGAAGAACAATGGTAACTCCTATGATGTTTTTGTCAAAGTAGATAAAAAGTTCATCCCTTACATCGTGCCAAAAGGCTCTATTACCATCGATGGTGTAAGTCTGACCGTTAATGATGTCAGCAGTGACAACTTCCGCCTGACGATCATCCCCCACACTATGAAAGAGACACTCTTTAAAAACTACAAAAAAGGCTCACGTGTCAATGTGGAGACCGATATGTTCGCCCGTTACATCGCCCATATACTCAAACACCAGTCAGGCTCAAAAGATTCTCTTTCTTGGGATGAAGTCGATGCAATTTCCGCTGCATTTTAA